The Urbifossiella limnaea genome has a window encoding:
- a CDS encoding glycosyltransferase family 2 protein, translating into MPARPRLSVVCPAYEEEDVLPRFHAALVPAVEPLAADYDLELLYVDDGSRDRTLDVIRDLAAADPRVRYVSLSRNFGHQAALTAGLDHATGDAVVSLDSDLQHPPALIPVLVAKWRDGFDVVLTIRGDDRRLGWFKRLSSRAFYQVLGRMSSVEVRPAAADFRLLSRRAVDELGRLREAHRYVRGMVQWLGFRVAEVPFEPAARQGGVSKYTLRRMLRFATDGLLSFSPAPARLAAGAGVAITAASWLLCVCAVALLVPLSEPVARVGLVLLTALHLLAACGLGVAAVLGEYAARVYDQAKGRPVYVVKEATAGAGHGVARVRRAAQTKSLRAVGT; encoded by the coding sequence ATGCCCGCGCGCCCGCGCCTCAGCGTCGTCTGCCCGGCCTACGAGGAGGAGGACGTCCTCCCCAGGTTCCACGCCGCGCTCGTGCCGGCCGTCGAGCCGCTGGCCGCCGACTACGACCTCGAACTCCTCTACGTGGACGACGGCTCCCGCGACCGCACGCTGGACGTCATCCGCGACCTCGCCGCCGCCGACCCGCGCGTCCGCTACGTGTCGCTGAGCCGCAACTTCGGCCACCAGGCCGCCCTCACCGCCGGCCTCGACCACGCCACCGGCGACGCCGTCGTCTCGCTCGACTCCGACCTGCAACACCCGCCGGCGCTCATCCCGGTGCTGGTGGCGAAGTGGCGCGACGGGTTCGACGTGGTGCTCACCATCCGCGGCGACGACCGCCGGCTGGGGTGGTTCAAGCGGCTGTCGTCGCGGGCCTTCTACCAGGTTCTGGGCCGGATGAGCAGCGTGGAGGTGCGGCCGGCGGCGGCCGACTTCCGGCTGCTGTCGCGGCGGGCGGTGGACGAGCTCGGCCGGCTGCGCGAGGCCCACCGGTACGTGCGCGGCATGGTGCAGTGGCTGGGCTTTCGCGTGGCCGAGGTGCCGTTCGAGCCGGCGGCGCGGCAGGGCGGCGTGTCGAAGTACACGCTGCGGCGGATGCTGCGGTTCGCCACCGACGGCCTACTGTCGTTCTCGCCCGCCCCGGCTCGACTCGCGGCCGGCGCCGGCGTGGCGATTACGGCGGCGAGTTGGCTGCTGTGCGTGTGCGCGGTGGCGCTGCTGGTGCCGCTGTCGGAGCCGGTGGCGCGGGTGGGGCTGGTGCTGCTGACGGCGCTGCACCTGTTGGCGGCGTGCGGGCTGGGCGTGGCGGCGGTGCTCGGTGAGTACGCGGCGCGGGTGTACGACCAGGCGAAGGGCCGCCCCGTGTACGTGGTGAAGGAGGCGACCGCCGGCGCAGGCCACGGCGTGGCGCGGGTACGGCGGGCGGCGCAAACCAAATCGCTTCGCGCTGTGGGAACGTAA
- a CDS encoding carbohydrate deacetylase has protein sequence MGLSRQLVVIADDFGIGPDTDRGILELAAAGLVTGTTLLVNSPHAPAAVTAWNRAGRPLDLGWHPNLTLDQPILPAARVPSLVRSDGTFWPLGAFMRRSLLGRMNPAEVAAELAAQHRRFVELAGAPPRLVNSHQHASLFRPMLRVLFDFLAARPERPFVRRVREPWRLLARVPGARVKRVVLNALGRRQARDLDRAGFPGCDWLAGVTDPPFVTDARFHARWLEHTPGRAVELMCHPGYHDLTLVGRDAVADDEYVHRRVSELVLFRRPELPDLIRAAGFALTRPSELCATRPASRAA, from the coding sequence ATGGGGCTGTCGCGCCAGCTCGTGGTCATCGCCGACGACTTCGGTATCGGCCCGGACACCGACCGGGGCATCCTCGAACTCGCCGCGGCCGGGCTCGTGACGGGCACGACGCTGCTGGTGAACTCGCCGCACGCCCCGGCCGCCGTAACGGCCTGGAACCGCGCCGGCCGCCCGCTCGACCTCGGCTGGCACCCGAACCTCACCCTCGATCAGCCGATCCTGCCCGCCGCGCGGGTGCCGTCGCTGGTGCGGTCGGACGGCACGTTCTGGCCGCTCGGGGCGTTCATGCGGCGGTCGCTGCTCGGGCGGATGAACCCGGCCGAGGTGGCCGCCGAGCTGGCGGCGCAGCACCGGCGGTTCGTGGAGTTGGCCGGCGCCCCGCCGCGGCTCGTGAACTCGCACCAGCACGCGTCGCTGTTCCGGCCGATGTTGCGGGTGCTGTTCGACTTCCTGGCGGCCCGGCCGGAGCGGCCGTTCGTGCGGCGGGTGCGCGAGCCGTGGCGGCTGCTCGCCCGGGTGCCGGGGGCGCGGGTGAAGCGCGTCGTGCTGAACGCCCTGGGCCGGCGGCAGGCGCGCGACCTGGACCGCGCCGGCTTCCCCGGCTGCGACTGGCTCGCCGGCGTCACCGACCCGCCGTTCGTGACCGACGCGCGGTTCCACGCCCGCTGGCTGGAGCACACCCCGGGGCGGGCGGTCGAGCTGATGTGCCACCCGGGCTACCACGACCTCACGCTCGTCGGCCGCGACGCGGTCGCCGACGACGAGTACGTGCACCGGCGGGTGAGCGAGCTGGTACTCTTCCGCCGGCCGGAGTTGCCGGACCTGATCCGTGCCGCGGGGTTCGCACTGACGCGGCCGAGCGAGCTGTGCGCGACCCGACCGGCGAGCCGGGCGGCCTGA
- a CDS encoding (2Fe-2S)-binding protein has protein sequence MTLPQLDDRLCPDPCAGPCGGCEDRIVCRCLKVTEGRIVEAVTTLGLRTVKDVRNATGAGDGCTCCHKQIRALIEVHVTIDAPLAAAG, from the coding sequence ATGACGCTCCCGCAGCTGGACGACCGCCTCTGCCCCGACCCGTGCGCCGGCCCCTGCGGCGGGTGCGAGGACCGTATCGTCTGCCGCTGCCTCAAGGTTACCGAGGGGCGGATCGTCGAGGCCGTCACGACGCTGGGCTTGCGCACCGTCAAGGACGTGCGCAACGCCACCGGCGCGGGCGACGGCTGCACCTGCTGTCACAAGCAGATTCGTGCCCTCATCGAAGTCCACGTCACGATCGACGCCCCGCTCGCCGCTGCCGGGTAG
- a CDS encoding lipocalin family protein, with product MMRLSAFGVGLAVVLVLGGTARTRAQDEPTKIVGVWEVTKAGDLPLGSTIEFAKDGKFTVKVKGEKDEVGTGTYAVAKTKLTVKLKFGDASFEQSAEIKKLTATELHLLGDDNKTEEFKRK from the coding sequence ATGATGCGGCTGTCCGCGTTCGGGGTGGGGCTGGCGGTGGTGCTGGTGCTCGGCGGGACGGCCCGCACCCGCGCCCAGGACGAACCGACGAAGATCGTCGGCGTGTGGGAGGTGACCAAGGCCGGCGACCTGCCGCTGGGGAGCACCATCGAGTTCGCCAAGGACGGCAAGTTCACCGTGAAGGTGAAGGGCGAGAAGGACGAGGTCGGCACCGGGACGTACGCGGTGGCCAAGACCAAGCTGACGGTGAAGCTGAAGTTCGGCGACGCGTCGTTCGAGCAGTCGGCGGAAATCAAGAAGCTGACGGCGACGGAACTCCACCTCCTCGGCGACGACAACAAGACCGAGGAGTTCAAGCGGAAGTAG
- a CDS encoding dihydroorotate dehydrogenase, whose product MPDLTVALNRLRLRNPVLVASGTFGYAREMAPYVDFAKLGGVVPKTVTAAPRAGNPPPRTVETASGMLNAIGLDNDGLDHFLDHHLPYLRTLPTAVIGNVAGKTEDEFVEMAAKVHARGTGLAALELNLSCPNVSGGTDFAVDAELTRRIVRRCRDACPDLPLLAKLTPNVTDITVIAKAAADGGADAVTAVNTFVGMAVDWRRRKPILANVTGGLSGPAIKPLALRAVWRIAKLGAIPVVAVGGIATVDDVMEFLVAGASAVQVGTANFYDPSASARVADALPAALAEAGAGRVADVVGTLRA is encoded by the coding sequence ATGCCCGACCTCACCGTCGCCCTCAACCGCCTCCGCCTGCGCAACCCCGTGCTGGTCGCGTCCGGCACGTTCGGGTACGCCCGCGAGATGGCCCCCTACGTGGACTTCGCCAAGCTCGGCGGCGTCGTCCCCAAAACGGTCACCGCCGCGCCCCGCGCCGGCAATCCGCCGCCGCGCACCGTCGAGACCGCCAGCGGGATGCTCAACGCCATCGGCCTCGACAACGACGGCCTCGACCACTTCCTCGACCACCACCTGCCGTACCTCCGCACCCTCCCCACGGCCGTGATCGGCAACGTCGCCGGCAAGACGGAGGACGAGTTCGTCGAGATGGCGGCGAAGGTTCACGCCCGCGGCACCGGGCTGGCGGCGCTGGAGCTGAACCTCAGCTGCCCGAACGTGTCCGGCGGCACCGACTTCGCCGTGGACGCCGAACTGACACGTCGCATCGTCCGCCGCTGCCGCGACGCCTGCCCCGACCTGCCGCTGCTGGCCAAGTTGACGCCGAACGTCACCGACATCACCGTGATTGCGAAGGCGGCCGCGGACGGCGGCGCCGACGCCGTCACGGCGGTGAACACGTTCGTGGGGATGGCCGTGGACTGGCGGCGGCGCAAGCCGATCCTGGCGAACGTGACCGGCGGCCTGAGCGGCCCGGCGATCAAGCCGCTGGCGCTGCGGGCGGTGTGGCGGATCGCCAAGCTGGGGGCGATCCCCGTGGTCGCGGTCGGCGGCATCGCCACCGTGGACGACGTGATGGAATTCCTGGTGGCCGGGGCGAGTGCGGTGCAGGTGGGCACGGCGAACTTCTACGACCCGTCGGCCAGCGCCCGCGTCGCCGACGCGCTGCCGGCGGCGCTGGCGGAGGCGGGCGCCGGCCGCGTCGCGGACGTGGTCGGCACCCTGCGGGCGTGA
- a CDS encoding ABC transporter ATP-binding protein → MAVIETRELRKTYGKIEALKGVSLRVEPGQVYGLLGQNGAGKTTLIKILLGIVQKTAGDATLLDHAAGDAATRRRVGYLPEDHAFPVYHSGYSLMDFYGQLYGVSADDRRKKIPEMLEQVGIAGRMHSKIRTYSKGMKQRLGIAQAMFHDPQVIFLDEPTDGVDPVGRREIRDLMQRLKEDGKTIFLNSHLLGEVELICDRVAILQRGELVREGTVADLTKQVGLFVIGVADGQQFPADDVIRLGYKVTPAAGRYEVELPEGKGIDPVLALLSEKGLRLRHLVEKKQSLEDLFVSIVDAAEPGTDGRPGKGVRPVGGPRRRS, encoded by the coding sequence GTGGCGGTGATCGAGACGCGGGAGCTGCGCAAGACCTACGGCAAGATCGAAGCCCTCAAGGGCGTGTCGCTGCGAGTCGAGCCCGGCCAGGTGTACGGTCTCCTCGGCCAGAACGGCGCCGGCAAGACCACACTCATCAAAATCCTCCTCGGCATCGTCCAGAAGACCGCCGGCGACGCCACCCTGCTCGACCACGCCGCCGGCGACGCCGCCACCCGCCGGCGCGTCGGCTACCTGCCCGAAGACCACGCCTTCCCGGTGTACCACAGCGGCTACTCGCTCATGGACTTCTACGGCCAGCTGTACGGCGTCAGCGCCGACGACCGCCGCAAGAAGATCCCCGAGATGCTCGAGCAGGTCGGCATCGCCGGCCGCATGCACTCGAAGATTCGCACGTATTCCAAGGGCATGAAGCAGCGGCTCGGCATCGCCCAGGCCATGTTCCACGACCCGCAGGTCATCTTCCTCGACGAGCCGACCGACGGCGTGGACCCCGTCGGCCGCCGCGAGATCCGCGACCTGATGCAGCGGCTCAAGGAGGACGGCAAGACGATCTTCCTCAACTCCCACCTGCTCGGCGAGGTGGAACTCATCTGCGACCGCGTCGCCATCCTGCAGCGCGGCGAACTCGTCCGCGAGGGCACGGTCGCCGACCTGACCAAGCAGGTCGGGCTGTTCGTGATCGGCGTCGCCGACGGGCAGCAGTTCCCGGCCGACGACGTGATCCGCCTCGGCTACAAGGTGACGCCGGCGGCCGGGCGGTACGAGGTCGAGCTCCCCGAGGGGAAGGGCATCGACCCGGTGCTGGCGCTGCTGTCCGAGAAGGGGCTGCGGCTGCGGCACCTGGTGGAGAAGAAGCAGAGCCTGGAAGACCTGTTCGTGTCGATCGTGGACGCGGCCGAGCCCGGGACGGACGGCCGCCCCGGCAAGGGCGTCCGCCCGGTCGGCGGCCCCCGGCGGAGGAGCTGA
- a CDS encoding ABC transporter permease, translating into MQFLAFLKDSYREARNGWMLQIMLVLATLLIVLVASIGYRPITLQDRLDAEFKIMRWAMSHNPQAFEELGRPEFGVENFTSTNAPQPWRADYTFDYVVKVNKEGADLRKLQRQGIPLGRERIRSQFRDDLAGQYETVEVTGGPPELEPKEKEKGKGPDEEAEGKADKKKDDGPPPPPEARYHVVVRGSKVDDELAWPHQVTVLFAFDPPGITPSLRDGVYLTEDYLVNGIGAWVLLLVSVVITAGFIPTMLAKGSLDLIVSKPIGRTRLLVYKYLGGLMFIFLLTAYTVLGVWLVIGLRSGLWSPNFLMVIPLLTFFFAVLYAVSTLAAVLTRSTIVAILVTAVAWGLMWGVGKLNTAVEDRQAALKEAEAAPLNPRAGPPDPDGRVWFVFGPGSWPFVKAVHYVTPRTYQLDERLGRVIAEGVLTPNQLKAQKLDKPPRASWAEILGVSVGFIAVVLGLGCWRFAGRDY; encoded by the coding sequence GTGCAATTCCTGGCGTTCCTGAAGGACAGCTACCGCGAGGCCCGCAACGGCTGGATGCTCCAGATCATGCTGGTGCTGGCCACGCTGTTGATCGTCCTGGTGGCGAGCATCGGCTACCGCCCGATCACGCTGCAGGACCGGCTCGACGCCGAGTTCAAGATCATGCGCTGGGCGATGAGCCACAACCCGCAGGCGTTCGAGGAACTCGGCCGGCCCGAGTTCGGCGTCGAGAACTTCACCAGCACCAACGCGCCTCAGCCGTGGCGGGCCGACTACACGTTCGACTACGTGGTGAAGGTGAACAAGGAGGGGGCCGACCTCCGCAAGCTCCAGCGGCAGGGCATCCCGCTCGGCCGGGAGCGGATCCGCTCGCAGTTCCGCGACGACCTGGCCGGCCAGTACGAGACGGTCGAGGTGACCGGCGGGCCGCCGGAGCTGGAGCCGAAGGAGAAGGAGAAGGGGAAGGGGCCGGACGAGGAGGCCGAGGGGAAGGCCGACAAGAAGAAGGACGACGGCCCGCCGCCGCCGCCGGAGGCGCGGTACCACGTGGTCGTGCGCGGCAGCAAGGTGGACGACGAGCTGGCGTGGCCGCACCAGGTGACGGTCCTGTTCGCCTTTGACCCGCCGGGCATCACCCCGTCGCTGCGGGACGGCGTGTACCTGACCGAGGACTACCTCGTCAACGGCATCGGCGCCTGGGTCCTGCTGCTGGTGTCGGTGGTCATCACGGCCGGGTTCATCCCCACCATGCTCGCCAAGGGGAGCCTCGACCTGATCGTGTCGAAGCCGATCGGGCGGACCCGGCTGCTGGTGTACAAGTACCTCGGCGGGCTGATGTTCATCTTCCTGCTGACGGCGTACACGGTGCTCGGCGTGTGGCTGGTGATCGGGCTGCGGTCCGGGCTGTGGTCGCCGAACTTCCTCATGGTCATCCCGCTGCTGACGTTCTTCTTCGCCGTCCTGTACGCCGTCAGCACGCTGGCCGCGGTGCTGACCCGGAGTACGATCGTGGCCATCCTGGTGACGGCCGTGGCGTGGGGGCTGATGTGGGGCGTCGGCAAGCTGAACACCGCGGTCGAGGACCGGCAGGCGGCGCTGAAGGAGGCGGAGGCCGCGCCGCTGAACCCGCGGGCCGGCCCGCCGGACCCGGACGGGCGGGTGTGGTTCGTCTTCGGGCCGGGGTCGTGGCCGTTCGTGAAGGCGGTCCACTACGTGACGCCGCGGACGTACCAGCTGGACGAGCGGCTCGGCCGGGTGATCGCCGAGGGCGTGCTGACGCCGAACCAGCTGAAGGCGCAGAAGCTCGACAAGCCGCCGCGGGCGTCGTGGGCCGAGATCCTCGGCGTGTCGGTCGGGTTCATCGCCGTCGTACTCGGGCTCGGCTGCTGGCGGTTCGCGGGGCGGGACTACTAG
- a CDS encoding 5-oxoprolinase subunit B family protein, with protein MTLVPLGDAAVLATLPDEAAAVRFAAAVRAAAPDWLHDVVPAYATVGVFFDADVIGTPAVTVWLADRERAAPVSCLLSPVSRSHTIPVCYEMAPDLPRVCEHTGLRADDVIRLHAGGAYTVYAVGFVPGFPYLGYLPPELCGVPRLASPRLRVEAGSVGLTGRQTGLYPLPRPGGWNLIGRTPLVVVDVADGFFPLRVGDAVRFERIDEKRFGELGGERLPGERPA; from the coding sequence GTGACCCTGGTTCCGCTCGGCGACGCGGCCGTGCTCGCCACCCTGCCCGACGAGGCCGCCGCGGTGCGGTTCGCCGCCGCCGTCCGCGCCGCTGCCCCGGACTGGCTGCACGACGTGGTGCCGGCATACGCCACCGTCGGCGTCTTCTTCGACGCGGACGTGATCGGAACACCCGCGGTCACGGTGTGGCTCGCGGACCGGGAGCGGGCGGCTCCTGTCTCCTGTCTCCTGTCTCCTGTCTCCCGGTCGCACACCATCCCGGTCTGCTACGAGATGGCCCCGGACCTGCCGCGCGTCTGCGAGCACACCGGCCTCCGCGCCGACGACGTGATCCGCCTCCACGCCGGCGGCGCGTACACCGTCTACGCGGTCGGGTTCGTGCCGGGCTTCCCGTACCTCGGCTACCTGCCGCCGGAGCTGTGCGGGGTGCCGCGGCTGGCGTCGCCGCGGCTGCGCGTGGAAGCGGGCAGCGTCGGCCTGACGGGCCGGCAGACGGGGCTGTACCCGCTGCCGCGGCCGGGCGGGTGGAACCTGATCGGCCGGACGCCGCTGGTCGTGGTGGACGTGGCCGACGGGTTCTTCCCGCTCCGCGTCGGCGACGCGGTGCGGTTCGAGCGGATCGACGAAAAACGCTTCGGCGAGCTGGGGGGGGAACGGTTACCTGGCGAGCGGCCGGCGTGA
- the rimO gene encoding 30S ribosomal protein S12 methylthiotransferase RimO translates to MSVKSLPLSAPLRTPGADAPGSGKGTFAFVSLGCPKNTVDSERMLGKLATEGYALRPDASGADVVVVNTCGFIESARQESLGVIREMLALKDAGKLGAVVVAGCMAERQREVLLEQVPGVDQILGVFGREEIATVVDAVQARRRGGDADLSALDLFPPAPVRALEDTARLRITPRHFAYLKISEGCDRLCTYCAIPKMRGKHATKPIEEVLKEARELAADGVRELIVVAQDTTYYGMDLYGRTRLADLIRELGKVDGIEWVRVLYAYPEHFTDEVVEALATTDKVIPYLDMPLQHINDRVLRRMVRRVDRAATEALLGRLRKNLPDLALRTTFIVGFPGETDAEYEELRRFVADFGFERLGVFPYSPEPDTPAAKLDGHLPDDVKAARVAGVMEAQQAVAFRWAEAQVGRDHPVVIDGPDPEFASHFRGRTYADSPDIDCAVRVKGKGLRAGDFVKVKVTAADGYDLAGRAVGKPW, encoded by the coding sequence ATGTCCGTCAAGAGCCTGCCGCTGTCCGCGCCGCTTCGCACTCCGGGGGCTGATGCCCCCGGCTCGGGGAAAGGCACCTTCGCGTTCGTCTCGTTGGGCTGCCCCAAGAACACCGTCGACTCCGAGCGGATGCTCGGCAAGCTCGCCACCGAGGGCTACGCCCTCCGCCCCGACGCCAGCGGCGCCGATGTCGTCGTCGTGAACACGTGCGGGTTCATCGAGTCGGCGCGGCAGGAGTCGCTCGGCGTCATCCGCGAGATGTTGGCGCTGAAGGACGCCGGCAAGCTCGGCGCCGTCGTCGTCGCCGGGTGCATGGCCGAGCGGCAGCGCGAGGTGCTGCTGGAGCAGGTGCCGGGCGTAGATCAAATTCTCGGCGTGTTCGGCCGCGAGGAGATTGCCACCGTCGTGGACGCGGTGCAGGCCCGCCGCCGCGGCGGCGACGCCGACCTGTCGGCGCTCGACCTGTTCCCGCCCGCGCCGGTGCGGGCGCTGGAGGACACGGCGCGCCTGCGGATCACGCCGCGGCACTTCGCGTACCTGAAGATCAGCGAGGGGTGCGACCGCCTCTGCACCTACTGCGCCATCCCGAAGATGCGCGGCAAGCACGCCACCAAGCCGATCGAAGAAGTGCTGAAGGAGGCCCGCGAGCTCGCCGCCGACGGCGTCCGCGAGCTCATCGTCGTGGCCCAGGACACGACGTACTACGGCATGGACCTGTACGGCCGCACCCGCCTCGCCGACCTGATCCGCGAGTTGGGGAAGGTGGACGGCATCGAGTGGGTCCGCGTGCTGTACGCCTACCCCGAGCACTTCACCGACGAGGTCGTGGAGGCGCTGGCGACGACGGACAAGGTGATCCCGTACCTCGACATGCCGCTGCAACACATCAACGACCGCGTGCTGCGGCGCATGGTCCGCCGCGTGGACCGCGCCGCCACCGAGGCGCTGCTGGGGCGGCTGCGCAAGAACCTGCCGGACCTGGCGCTGCGGACGACGTTCATCGTCGGCTTCCCGGGCGAGACGGACGCCGAGTACGAGGAGCTGCGGCGGTTCGTCGCCGACTTCGGGTTCGAGCGGCTCGGCGTGTTCCCGTACTCGCCGGAGCCGGACACGCCCGCGGCCAAGCTCGACGGCCACCTCCCCGACGACGTGAAGGCGGCGCGCGTGGCTGGCGTGATGGAGGCGCAGCAGGCGGTGGCCTTCCGCTGGGCCGAGGCGCAGGTGGGGCGCGACCACCCGGTAGTGATCGACGGCCCGGACCCGGAGTTCGCCAGCCACTTCCGCGGCCGCACCTACGCCGACTCGCCGGACATCGACTGCGCCGTGCGGGTGAAGGGGAAGGGGCTGCGGGCCGGCGACTTCGTGAAGGTGAAGGTGACCGCGGCCGACGGCTACGACCTGGCGGGGCGCGCGGTCGGGAAGCCGTGGTGA
- a CDS encoding S41 family peptidase — MSLRNLVWLLAVPAFVAIGLAIGYSAPAPDKDYKLVRQVVDVLAEVDASYVRELSDADRQKLVEDMIDGGLHQLDPHSEYFNAARLAEFESTTEGSFGGVGISLGIDAKSKLLKVDHPMPGTPAYNAGVVAGDIIVKVENDSTEGWSIEQAKKRITGPINSNVTLTMRRDGKGEFPVTLTRGRIEMHPVMGVARSKTDPLKWEWFVDPQAKIAVIRIATFSELTTKELRAAVTEIEAAGARGLILDLRDNPGGLLNQAIDVADAFLPDVRIVSTKDRRGSERVFGGKKEGTLFQPTPDNPRPIAVLVNRNSASASEIVAAALQDHGRAVVVGERTYGKGSVQKLLRLPHNDPPAAVKLTTETYWRPNGKNIHRYPDAKEADDWGVRPSPRMEVPTAEEERLRYAVEMRRLDYVAGRPDVVGPNPAAAPMPKGADGRALVDESKPFEDRVLAKAIEVLRAPR, encoded by the coding sequence ATGTCGCTGCGGAATCTCGTCTGGCTCCTGGCCGTGCCCGCGTTCGTGGCCATCGGCCTGGCCATCGGGTACAGCGCCCCGGCGCCCGACAAGGACTACAAGCTCGTCCGCCAGGTCGTCGACGTGCTCGCCGAGGTGGACGCCAGTTACGTCCGCGAGCTGTCCGACGCCGACCGCCAGAAGCTCGTCGAGGACATGATCGACGGCGGCCTCCACCAGCTCGACCCGCACTCCGAGTACTTCAACGCCGCCCGGCTGGCCGAGTTCGAGTCCACCACCGAAGGGAGCTTCGGCGGCGTCGGCATCTCGCTCGGCATCGACGCCAAGTCGAAGCTGCTGAAGGTCGATCACCCGATGCCCGGCACGCCCGCGTACAACGCCGGCGTCGTGGCCGGGGACATCATCGTGAAGGTGGAGAACGACAGCACCGAGGGCTGGTCGATCGAACAGGCCAAGAAGCGGATCACCGGGCCGATCAACTCGAACGTGACGCTGACGATGCGGCGCGACGGCAAGGGCGAGTTCCCGGTCACGCTGACGCGCGGCCGGATCGAGATGCACCCGGTGATGGGCGTGGCCCGGAGCAAGACCGACCCGCTGAAGTGGGAGTGGTTCGTCGACCCGCAGGCGAAGATCGCCGTGATCCGCATCGCCACGTTCAGCGAGCTGACGACGAAGGAGTTGCGGGCGGCCGTGACCGAGATCGAGGCCGCCGGCGCCCGCGGCCTCATCCTCGACCTGCGCGACAACCCCGGCGGCCTGCTGAACCAGGCCATCGACGTGGCCGACGCCTTCCTGCCGGACGTGCGGATCGTGTCCACGAAGGACCGCCGCGGCAGCGAGCGGGTGTTCGGCGGCAAGAAGGAGGGCACGCTGTTCCAGCCCACGCCGGACAACCCGCGGCCGATCGCCGTGCTGGTGAACCGTAACAGCGCCAGCGCCAGCGAGATCGTGGCGGCGGCGCTGCAGGACCACGGCCGGGCGGTGGTGGTGGGCGAGCGGACCTACGGCAAGGGGAGCGTGCAGAAGCTGCTGCGGCTGCCGCACAACGACCCGCCGGCGGCGGTGAAGCTGACGACCGAGACGTACTGGCGGCCGAACGGCAAGAACATCCACCGCTACCCGGACGCGAAGGAGGCCGACGACTGGGGCGTGCGGCCGAGCCCGAGGATGGAGGTACCGACGGCGGAGGAGGAGCGGCTGCGGTACGCGGTCGAGATGCGGCGGCTCGACTACGTGGCAGGTCGGCCGGACGTGGTCGGGCCGAACCCGGCGGCGGCGCCGATGCCGAAGGGCGCCGACGGCCGGGCGCTGGTGGACGAGAGCAAGCCGTTCGAGGACCGGGTGCTGGCGAAGGCGATCGAGGTGCTGCGGGCGCCGCGGTAG
- a CDS encoding TIGR03000 domain-containing protein, with the protein MYSLVLMTAMAGGADAPQFNGYFRDLFNGGSCNGCGGGAARYSCYGGGCCGGTECCGGGHAIFGVRDRVRSWWNANGCCGGTTALAGCTGCCGGTTALAGCTGCCGGTAAYSCFGGPAVSYTPVLNGGLSCYGGPVPSAPPPVFGPAQPYAAPPATIPYADPQSAPAPDRTGFRPAVAFGPPTATVSNGSRAAIVVRLPADARLYADGVPLRLTGAERRFTTPELPGGMEFTYRMTAEYDRNGEVVSVTKRVPVRAGATETVEFADLTAARPTTGAPATPAANPAVAAPAVPVSNPGPTAPVAPTAPVAPTAPTGGDARATITVKLPPGAALFVDNNRNPSTESTRRFTTPPLPAGREFAYLLRVEVTRNGQPEQLSQKVAFRAGEHTEVDFSSLGR; encoded by the coding sequence ATGTACAGCCTGGTCCTGATGACCGCCATGGCCGGGGGCGCCGACGCCCCGCAGTTCAACGGCTACTTCCGCGACCTGTTCAACGGCGGCAGCTGCAACGGGTGCGGCGGCGGGGCCGCCCGCTACAGCTGCTACGGCGGCGGGTGCTGCGGCGGCACCGAGTGCTGCGGCGGCGGGCACGCCATCTTCGGCGTCCGCGACCGCGTCCGCAGCTGGTGGAACGCCAACGGCTGTTGCGGCGGCACGACCGCCCTGGCCGGCTGCACCGGGTGCTGCGGCGGCACGACCGCCCTGGCCGGCTGCACCGGGTGCTGCGGCGGCACCGCGGCGTACAGCTGCTTCGGCGGGCCGGCCGTGTCGTACACGCCGGTCCTCAACGGCGGCCTGTCGTGTTACGGCGGCCCGGTGCCGTCCGCGCCGCCGCCGGTGTTCGGGCCGGCCCAGCCGTACGCGGCCCCGCCGGCGACCATCCCCTACGCCGACCCGCAGTCGGCCCCGGCCCCGGACCGCACCGGCTTCCGCCCGGCGGTCGCGTTCGGCCCGCCGACGGCGACGGTGTCCAACGGCAGCCGGGCGGCCATCGTGGTCCGCCTCCCGGCCGACGCCCGCCTGTACGCCGACGGCGTGCCGCTGCGGCTGACCGGCGCCGAGCGCCGCTTCACGACCCCCGAACTGCCCGGCGGCATGGAGTTCACCTACCGCATGACCGCGGAGTACGACCGCAACGGCGAGGTGGTGTCGGTCACGAAGCGGGTGCCGGTGCGGGCCGGGGCGACGGAAACGGTCGAGTTCGCCGACCTGACCGCGGCCCGCCCGACGACCGGCGCCCCCGCCACGCCGGCGGCCAACCCGGCGGTGGCGGCCCCGGCCGTGCCGGTGTCGAACCCCGGTCCGACGGCCCCGGTTGCCCCGACGGCCCCGGTTGCCCCGACTGCTCCGACCGGCGGCGACGCCCGGGCCACGATCACGGTGAAGCTGCCGCCGGGCGCCGCGCTGTTCGTGGACAACAACCGCAACCCCTCGACCGAGTCGACGCGGCGGTTCACGACGCCGCCGCTGCCGGCGGGCCGGGAGTTCGCCTACCTGTTGCGGGTGGAGGTGACGCGGAACGGCCAGCCGGAGCAGCTGTCGCAGAAGGTGGCGTTCCGGGCCGGCGAACACACGGAAGTGGACTTCAGCTCGCTGGGCCGGTGA